The following coding sequences are from one Leptolyngbya sp. NIES-3755 window:
- a CDS encoding putative N-acetylmannosamine-6-phosphate epimerase superfamily protein (similar to AA sequence:cyanobase_aa:LBDG_22030) — protein MTNDFAQLLKLLEYGLIVSCQAPPESPLRRPLIIAAIAEAALNQNAVAVRIDTPEQIAAVRQRTKAPILGLWKQSLPNSEIYITPKFEHAVAISKAGADLIAIDATLRDRPESVATLTERIHNELHKPVVADVDSLEAAIAAVDAGADLIATTLYGYTKETEQQTPPGFNLLSEIAEKIKTPVICEGGIATPEMARQALDLGAYAVVVGTAITGIEAQVQAFDRALRHKLPAQVIEHSKDYHFAVFSQEHPSYRSYVRSKLRQYNTESTVRDGFFEQSALRGTPLEIFLIDDRQKIKAGLVGLTRWNWLLIEALWVEESLRHQGFGRQLMRVAEQEAKQRGCTEAILDTFSFQAKGFYEKLGYEMFAQVDDYPSGYSFFQLKKEF, from the coding sequence ATGACGAACGATTTCGCCCAACTTTTGAAACTGCTTGAATATGGGTTGATTGTGTCTTGTCAAGCCCCACCCGAATCCCCTCTTCGTCGTCCATTGATCATTGCCGCGATCGCAGAAGCCGCTCTTAATCAAAATGCAGTTGCAGTCCGAATTGATACTCCTGAACAGATTGCCGCTGTTCGCCAACGCACCAAAGCCCCCATTCTCGGACTGTGGAAACAATCTCTTCCCAATTCTGAAATCTATATCACTCCAAAGTTTGAACATGCTGTCGCTATCTCCAAAGCAGGAGCCGATTTGATCGCGATCGATGCAACCTTACGCGATCGTCCTGAATCTGTAGCCACACTCACTGAGCGAATTCACAACGAACTTCATAAACCTGTCGTTGCCGATGTCGATAGTTTAGAAGCTGCGATCGCGGCAGTTGACGCAGGAGCCGACTTAATCGCGACCACACTCTATGGCTACACAAAGGAAACCGAGCAACAAACGCCTCCAGGCTTCAATCTCTTGAGCGAAATCGCTGAAAAAATCAAGACTCCAGTGATTTGTGAAGGTGGAATCGCAACTCCGGAAATGGCAAGACAGGCACTCGATTTAGGGGCTTATGCGGTGGTCGTCGGGACTGCGATTACTGGAATTGAAGCTCAAGTTCAAGCCTTTGATCGTGCGCTTCGACATAAACTGCCAGCTCAGGTAATTGAACATAGCAAAGACTATCACTTTGCAGTGTTTTCTCAGGAGCATCCGTCTTATCGAAGCTATGTCCGATCGAAATTACGCCAGTACAACACTGAAAGTACGGTGAGAGATGGATTCTTTGAGCAGAGCGCACTGCGAGGAACGCCGTTAGAGATTTTTCTGATTGACGATCGACAAAAGATCAAAGCGGGATTAGTGGGGTTAACTCGCTGGAATTGGCTACTGATTGAAGCGCTTTGGGTGGAGGAATCTCTGCGGCATCAAGGGTTTGGTCGTCAATTAATGAGGGTGGCAGAGCAAGAAGCAAAACAGCGCGGTTGTACTGAAGCGATTTTAGATACGTTTAGCTTTCAGGCGAAAGGATTCTACGAGAAATTAGGGTACGAGATGTTTGCTCAAGTCGATGACTATCCATCGGGCTATAGTTTCTTTCAGTTGAAGAAAGAGTTTTGA
- a CDS encoding RNA binding S1 domain protein (similar to AA sequence:cyanobase_aa:LBDG_02490), with product MPDRTNASFSMEDFEKALEQHDYEFQKGKLVTGKAFSYESDGALVDIGGKSPAFLPIEEASVRRVADVSSVLPLDEEREFIIVREQDADGRVTISLRQLELRKVWERLVDLQTTNQSLQVRVTGSNKGGVTVDALGLRGFIPRSHLVEREDLDALKGQTLSATILDLDRDRNKIVLSNRLAARAANFSQLEVGQLVEATITGLKPFGAFAEFAGTTGLLHINQISKNYVESLSSLLKVGQVIKAMIVDLDEGRGRISLSTRVFENYPGEAIEEFAKVMEEAESRQERARKNLLG from the coding sequence ATGCCAGATCGAACGAATGCTTCCTTTTCGATGGAAGATTTTGAAAAAGCCCTCGAACAGCACGATTACGAATTTCAGAAAGGAAAACTCGTAACGGGTAAAGCATTTAGCTATGAAAGCGATGGTGCGCTAGTCGATATCGGTGGAAAATCTCCTGCCTTTTTGCCGATCGAGGAAGCCAGCGTTCGACGGGTTGCCGATGTTTCATCTGTTCTCCCTTTAGATGAAGAGCGAGAATTTATCATTGTTCGTGAACAAGATGCGGATGGACGGGTGACGATCTCGCTCCGCCAGCTTGAACTGCGGAAAGTTTGGGAACGGTTAGTCGATTTGCAGACGACGAATCAGAGTTTGCAAGTGCGCGTCACAGGTTCTAATAAAGGCGGCGTGACGGTTGATGCTCTAGGATTGCGTGGGTTTATTCCGCGATCGCATTTGGTCGAACGTGAGGATCTAGATGCTCTGAAAGGTCAGACACTTTCTGCAACGATCTTGGACTTGGATCGCGATCGTAACAAGATCGTGCTCTCGAATCGTCTCGCTGCTAGAGCCGCTAATTTCAGTCAACTCGAAGTCGGTCAACTGGTCGAAGCAACGATTACGGGTCTGAAACCGTTTGGAGCCTTTGCAGAATTCGCTGGCACAACCGGATTGTTGCACATTAATCAAATCAGCAAGAACTATGTCGAATCGCTGTCTTCGCTGTTAAAAGTCGGGCAAGTGATTAAAGCGATGATTGTCGATTTGGATGAAGGGCGCGGACGAATTTCGCTTTCGACGAGAGTGTTCGAGAACTATCCGGGAGAAGCGATCGAGGAGTTTGCCAAAGTGATGGAAGAGGCAGAATCTCGACAAGAACGAGCTAGAAAGAATCTCTTAGGCTAA
- a CDS encoding hypothetical protein (hypothetical protein L8106_09776;~similar to AA sequence:cyanobase_aa:LBDG_02500), protein MNSWIKLSNNGLQIDAYLSEPDDSAKGAIIVIQEIFGVNSHIRDVTERFAREGYVAIAPAIFQRTAPGFEVGYSEDDTKLGRSHKDQTTAEQLLSDLKTTIAFLQTKGFQEVGAIGFCFGGHVAYLAATLPEVTATASFYGAGIATMTPGGGAPTITRTPEIQGTLYAFFGTEDPLIPVEQIDQVEAALEQHQIDYKVFRYPAGHGFFCNQRSDYNSEAAADAWEQVKALFSRLRH, encoded by the coding sequence GTGAATTCCTGGATCAAACTTTCAAATAATGGTCTCCAAATTGATGCCTACTTGTCGGAACCGGATGATTCCGCAAAAGGCGCGATTATTGTAATTCAAGAAATCTTTGGGGTTAATTCGCATATTCGAGACGTGACAGAACGGTTTGCACGAGAAGGATATGTCGCGATCGCACCCGCCATTTTTCAACGGACTGCCCCCGGATTCGAGGTGGGATACAGTGAGGACGATACGAAACTCGGTCGATCGCATAAAGACCAAACGACTGCGGAGCAACTTCTGAGTGATTTGAAAACGACGATCGCGTTTCTTCAGACCAAAGGATTTCAAGAAGTTGGCGCGATCGGCTTTTGTTTCGGTGGTCACGTCGCTTATCTGGCGGCAACTTTACCGGAAGTGACAGCAACGGCTTCGTTTTATGGAGCGGGAATCGCAACGATGACTCCGGGAGGTGGAGCACCAACGATTACGAGAACACCGGAGATTCAAGGAACGCTATATGCCTTTTTCGGCACTGAAGATCCGCTGATTCCGGTTGAGCAGATTGATCAAGTGGAAGCTGCTCTAGAGCAACATCAAATTGATTACAAAGTGTTTCGTTATCCTGCTGGACATGGATTTTTCTGTAATCAGCGATCGGACTACAATTCGGAAGCGGCGGCAGATGCTTGGGAACAGGTTAAAGCGTTATTTTCCAGACTAAGGCACTAG
- a CDS encoding GntR family transcriptional regulator (similar to AA sequence:cyanobase_aa:LBDG_02510), with the protein MVQFHIQTDSDIPASTQLYNQILFAIASRQFPPGHRLPSTRQLAMQTGLHRNTISKVYRQLEDAGVVDAQAGSGIYVRDQGHATAAHIKSPLLEQYPQAHKIIQSSLDELVKQGCSLGQARELFLAEVDWRLRCSASVLVTAPSHDIANGEVLLRELERALAIPMQLVPMEELGQVLDQTRSSTVVTSRYFIAQAEAIASPKAARVIPVDIYDFEQELKLIKAMPKGTCVGIVSLSAGTVGVAEVIIHSLRGDDLLVMTSQMNDRYKLNAMVRTAQTIFSDQVSCAAVKATISASRDDIIRPPQVICCENFIVSKSINLLKRELGLE; encoded by the coding sequence ATGGTGCAATTTCATATTCAGACCGACAGCGACATCCCGGCATCAACTCAACTCTATAATCAGATTTTGTTTGCGATCGCTTCTCGGCAGTTTCCACCGGGACACCGTTTACCGAGTACTCGTCAGTTGGCGATGCAAACTGGACTGCACCGAAATACAATCAGCAAAGTTTACCGTCAATTAGAAGATGCGGGTGTCGTTGATGCTCAAGCGGGTTCTGGTATTTATGTTCGCGATCAGGGACATGCCACCGCTGCTCACATCAAATCGCCACTCTTAGAGCAATATCCGCAAGCGCACAAGATTATTCAATCGAGCCTAGATGAATTGGTAAAACAAGGCTGTTCACTCGGACAAGCGCGAGAGCTATTCCTTGCAGAAGTCGATTGGCGCTTGCGTTGTAGTGCTTCAGTTCTGGTAACGGCTCCCTCGCACGATATTGCCAATGGCGAAGTTCTACTACGGGAATTAGAACGTGCTCTAGCAATTCCGATGCAGCTTGTTCCGATGGAAGAACTTGGACAAGTTTTGGATCAGACGCGATCGAGCACCGTTGTCACAAGTCGGTATTTCATCGCGCAAGCTGAAGCGATCGCATCTCCGAAAGCGGCACGGGTGATTCCTGTAGATATCTATGATTTTGAGCAGGAATTGAAGCTGATTAAAGCGATGCCGAAAGGAACTTGTGTTGGCATTGTGAGTTTGAGTGCAGGAACGGTTGGGGTTGCAGAAGTGATCATTCACAGTTTACGTGGGGATGATTTGCTGGTGATGACTTCGCAAATGAACGATCGATATAAATTGAATGCAATGGTGAGAACAGCGCAGACAATCTTTAGTGATCAGGTCAGTTGTGCAGCCGTTAAAGCGACCATTTCGGCTTCTCGTGATGATATTATTCGTCCGCCTCAAGTGATTTGCTGCGAGAACTTTATTGTGAGTAAATCCATTAACTTGCTTAAACGAGAGTTGGGATTGGAGTAG
- a CDS encoding hemerythrin HHE cation-binding domain-containing protein (similar to AA sequence:cyanobase_aa:LBDG_31880) produces MVATMDDTKRLAIAMKLADIKAVQELIIANEQKFISATTDSELVKRFQDMLKDDQKNLGILDTVIVQYGVQSKPKDSITEMVQKIDQMMSGSELTLFEKVFQHELLKHQQTMSGIVIHKAAQKVGADIEAAIAPLNTVNFESRAHQEQLKGVIEQLGVRELTGMDADQGLWARVQDAVAALTGVAGSVVTQSTDKSDMNIQDVLRMDHQKVNVLFAEIKGTQDPAKRKEFFQQLDGDLRAHAIAENEVAYPAVRGKYAESDLQELYDEQNSWFPALDAMEKMDVMSEQFMSSLNRLMDEIMDHVRQEESTFFAALRDNFSSQQLEQIATEFKAKKSEVQRQAAKM; encoded by the coding sequence ATGGTAGCCACAATGGATGATACCAAGCGTCTAGCGATCGCGATGAAGCTTGCAGACATCAAAGCTGTCCAAGAACTTATTATTGCAAACGAACAAAAGTTCATCTCGGCAACCACCGACTCTGAGTTGGTGAAGCGGTTCCAAGACATGTTGAAAGATGACCAAAAGAACTTGGGCATCCTCGACACCGTAATCGTGCAATATGGTGTGCAATCGAAGCCGAAAGACAGCATCACCGAAATGGTGCAAAAGATCGATCAAATGATGTCCGGTTCTGAGTTGACTTTGTTTGAAAAGGTCTTCCAACATGAATTGCTCAAGCACCAGCAAACCATGTCAGGTATTGTGATCCATAAGGCAGCACAAAAGGTCGGTGCAGACATCGAAGCAGCGATCGCACCTTTGAACACGGTGAACTTTGAAAGCCGCGCTCACCAAGAACAACTCAAAGGTGTAATCGAACAGCTTGGAGTTCGCGAACTCACCGGAATGGATGCGGATCAAGGTCTGTGGGCACGAGTTCAAGATGCCGTTGCAGCCCTCACAGGTGTTGCAGGTAGCGTTGTTACTCAAAGCACCGATAAGTCTGACATGAACATTCAAGACGTGCTCCGTATGGATCACCAGAAAGTGAATGTTCTGTTTGCGGAAATCAAAGGTACGCAAGATCCTGCAAAACGGAAAGAGTTCTTCCAACAGTTGGATGGAGATCTTCGTGCACATGCGATCGCAGAAAACGAAGTGGCTTATCCCGCAGTCCGTGGTAAGTACGCAGAAAGCGATTTGCAAGAACTGTATGATGAGCAAAACTCCTGGTTCCCCGCGCTTGATGCGATGGAGAAAATGGATGTGATGTCAGAGCAGTTCATGTCTTCGCTCAACCGTTTGATGGACGAAATCATGGATCACGTTCGTCAAGAAGAAAGCACCTTCTTTGCAGCATTGCGTGATAACTTCAGCAGTCAACAACTGGAGCAAATCGCAACTGAGTTCAAGGCGAAGAAGAGCGAAGTACAACGCCAAGCTGCAAAGATGTAG
- a CDS encoding FAD dependent oxidoreductase (similar to AA sequence:cyanobase_aa:LBDG_31870): MSTYDVIIIGAGHNGLTCAAYLLKAGYKVLLLEKRSVPGGAATTEAVIPELPEFRFNRCAIDHEFIHLGPVVEELELEKYGLEYLYCDPVVFCPHPDGTYFLAHQSVEKTCANIAKFNEHDARKYAEFVDLWQRTINAMIPMFNAPPKSIIDIAGNYDFKKVKDFLSVVGSTNKALDFVRTMLSSAEDILHEYFDTETVKAPLARLAAEMGVPPSQKNLAIGAMMMAMRHHPGMARPKGGTGALTAALVKLVQSLGGEILTEQSVKQILIDDGRAVGVRVASGQEYRATRGVISNIDARRVFLQLIDPSEVDSADEHLRERLDRRIVNNNETILKIDLAMSEPLKFIYHDHKDEYLIGSVLIADSVKHVEIAHADPAIGRIPDADPSMYVVQPTMLDPSMAPPGQHTVWIEFFAPYQVENMEGQGLNGTGWTDELKNKVADRVIDKLADYAPNVKTATIGRAVESPAELGERLGAYKGNYYHIDMTLEQMVFFRPLPEIANYKTPIDNLYLTGAGTHPGGSISGMPGRNCARIFLHAQQPFLQTFRDAGYSIKSAFEGILNR, encoded by the coding sequence ATGTCTACTTATGATGTAATTATTATCGGGGCGGGTCACAATGGTCTAACTTGTGCAGCTTATCTATTGAAAGCGGGCTACAAGGTTCTCTTGCTAGAAAAGCGATCGGTTCCGGGTGGAGCAGCAACGACAGAAGCGGTGATTCCAGAATTACCAGAGTTTCGATTTAATCGATGTGCGATCGATCATGAGTTCATCCATCTCGGTCCCGTGGTCGAAGAGTTGGAACTGGAAAAGTATGGGTTAGAGTATCTTTACTGCGATCCGGTAGTGTTCTGTCCGCATCCTGATGGAACCTATTTTCTGGCGCATCAATCAGTTGAAAAAACTTGTGCGAACATTGCCAAGTTCAATGAACACGATGCGAGAAAGTATGCTGAATTTGTGGACTTGTGGCAGCGAACAATCAATGCAATGATTCCGATGTTCAATGCTCCACCCAAATCGATCATTGATATTGCTGGGAACTATGACTTTAAGAAGGTCAAAGATTTCTTGTCGGTAGTGGGTTCCACAAACAAGGCTTTGGATTTCGTGAGAACAATGCTATCGAGCGCGGAAGATATCTTGCACGAATACTTTGATACGGAAACCGTGAAGGCTCCACTGGCGAGACTTGCAGCGGAAATGGGTGTACCGCCATCTCAGAAAAATTTAGCGATCGGGGCAATGATGATGGCAATGCGACATCACCCTGGAATGGCACGTCCGAAAGGGGGAACGGGTGCGCTCACAGCCGCGTTAGTAAAATTGGTTCAAAGCTTAGGTGGAGAGATTCTAACGGAGCAAAGTGTAAAACAGATTCTGATTGATGATGGTCGCGCAGTTGGAGTACGAGTTGCTTCAGGTCAAGAATATCGCGCAACACGAGGCGTAATCTCTAACATTGATGCGAGACGAGTATTTCTACAATTGATTGATCCAAGCGAGGTGGATTCAGCCGATGAACATTTGCGGGAAAGACTCGATCGTAGAATCGTCAACAACAATGAAACGATTCTGAAAATCGATCTAGCAATGTCTGAACCACTGAAGTTCATCTACCACGATCACAAAGACGAATATCTAATTGGTTCAGTCCTGATTGCAGATTCAGTCAAGCACGTTGAGATTGCTCATGCTGATCCAGCGATCGGTCGAATTCCCGATGCTGATCCGTCAATGTATGTAGTTCAACCCACAATGCTCGATCCATCAATGGCTCCGCCCGGACAGCACACCGTTTGGATCGAATTCTTCGCGCCCTATCAAGTCGAGAACATGGAAGGACAAGGCTTGAATGGAACGGGTTGGACTGATGAATTGAAGAATAAAGTCGCCGATCGAGTTATCGATAAATTAGCCGACTATGCTCCAAATGTGAAAACCGCTACGATCGGACGGGCGGTGGAAAGTCCCGCTGAATTAGGTGAACGATTGGGAGCTTACAAAGGCAACTACTATCACATTGATATGACGTTAGAACAAATGGTGTTTTTCCGTCCGTTGCCTGAAATTGCGAACTATAAAACCCCGATCGATAATCTCTATCTCACGGGTGCAGGAACGCATCCAGGCGGCTCAATCTCAGGAATGCCTGGAAGAAACTGCGCTCGTATATTTCTCCATGCTCAACAGCCTTTCCTACAGACATTCCGCGATGCTGGATACTCAATAAAATCAGCGTTTGAGGGAATTCTGAATCGGTAA
- a CDS encoding RP ribonucleotide reductase-like protein (similar to AA sequence:cyanobase_aa:LBDG_19490) has product MVQDITRPKESSGSDLPEFDANNSQFPASAPAANPVFYRTYSRKLSETRRESWAQVSQRTIQGLADLGNFTPEEQELIELMQRSMRCLPSGRWLWVGGTTWINKPENFSGSYNCTSTNLVDWRAFGLMMDLAMMGSGTGAVLEPKYTNQLPEIRNRLNVQITREIGEVADFLREDRTIVGIDGNSVTIQVGDSRQGWVKSYQTLLELSSDDRFTGEVEVSIDLGSVRPAGERLKGFGGVANPIKLPNLYGRCAAVLNKAVGRKLTPVECCLLIDEAAVVVVAGNVRRSAGMRQGGSDDAEFAGAKDNLWQQDEQGNWRIDPDRDALRMANHTRVYHHKPTLQESIDAVRKQFYSGEGAIQYAPEAIARSNADILTTPELKADFIQAYEAGNGKQWIQERYPTMPIAELEHRLERYGLNPCGEILGINFHCNLSEVHLNQIDPLDYEAQEQAFTAGALSVAALLNHKFQEPRYQYSREVDPIVGVSFTGLFDFFVHAFGTEWLRWWEAGRPDTLTGMQFKEREKEYLSRWKEIVHRVVGEYCDRHNIRRPNRCTTVQPAGTKSLLTGASSGWHPPKAQRFIRRITFRKNDPVAMACLDYGYSIVPSQSDKDENGNLLNDPFDPRCTEWLVEIPVEVPWANIPGADQIEIEKFSALAQMDFYLQVQKYYTAHNTSATIELREDEIEALATRIHQAIENNEGYISAALLARFDAPFPRLPFEKIDKATFDRLQVEVLERRSTDDFYTALVRHDGGDLIEAGPAGCDSDKCLFSDTKKEQ; this is encoded by the coding sequence ATGGTTCAGGATATCACACGCCCGAAAGAGTCCTCTGGCTCTGATTTGCCAGAATTTGATGCTAATAACAGTCAATTTCCGGCTTCCGCTCCTGCCGCTAATCCAGTTTTTTACCGAACCTATAGCCGCAAACTGAGCGAAACCCGTCGCGAGTCTTGGGCACAGGTGAGTCAGCGCACTATCCAAGGACTCGCTGACCTTGGGAATTTTACCCCAGAAGAACAGGAATTGATTGAATTGATGCAGCGATCGATGCGCTGTTTACCCTCCGGTCGCTGGCTCTGGGTCGGTGGCACGACTTGGATCAATAAGCCTGAAAATTTCTCTGGATCATACAACTGCACCAGCACCAATCTTGTAGACTGGCGAGCCTTTGGTCTAATGATGGATTTGGCGATGATGGGCAGCGGTACAGGAGCCGTTCTGGAGCCGAAATATACGAATCAGCTTCCCGAAATTCGCAATCGGTTGAATGTGCAGATTACGAGAGAAATTGGCGAAGTAGCTGATTTCTTGAGAGAAGATCGAACGATCGTCGGAATTGATGGCAATTCAGTCACGATTCAAGTCGGCGATAGTCGTCAAGGCTGGGTGAAGTCGTATCAAACCTTGTTAGAGCTATCGAGTGACGATCGCTTTACGGGTGAGGTGGAAGTGTCGATCGACCTTGGTTCGGTGCGTCCTGCGGGTGAAAGGTTGAAAGGATTTGGTGGTGTTGCGAATCCAATCAAGCTTCCTAATTTATACGGGCGTTGTGCTGCTGTTTTGAATAAGGCAGTAGGTCGTAAGCTAACACCTGTTGAATGCTGTCTCTTAATCGATGAAGCGGCGGTAGTCGTAGTAGCCGGAAACGTGCGTCGCTCGGCGGGTATGCGTCAAGGCGGCAGTGACGATGCGGAGTTTGCAGGTGCGAAGGATAATCTCTGGCAACAGGACGAGCAAGGCAACTGGCGGATTGATCCGGATCGTGATGCCTTAAGAATGGCGAATCATACTCGCGTTTATCATCACAAGCCGACGCTGCAAGAATCGATCGATGCGGTTCGTAAACAGTTCTATTCGGGTGAAGGTGCAATTCAATATGCACCGGAAGCTATTGCTCGATCGAATGCTGATATCTTGACGACTCCCGAACTCAAAGCTGATTTTATCCAAGCTTACGAAGCGGGTAATGGGAAACAATGGATACAAGAAAGATATCCAACAATGCCGATCGCAGAGCTTGAACACCGCTTGGAACGGTATGGATTGAATCCGTGCGGGGAAATTTTGGGTATCAATTTTCACTGCAACTTATCTGAGGTTCACTTAAATCAAATTGATCCCTTAGACTATGAAGCTCAAGAGCAGGCTTTTACGGCTGGCGCGCTCTCGGTTGCAGCATTGTTAAATCACAAATTCCAAGAACCACGCTATCAGTATTCAAGAGAAGTTGATCCGATCGTGGGTGTGTCTTTCACCGGATTGTTTGATTTCTTTGTTCATGCGTTTGGTACTGAATGGTTGCGCTGGTGGGAAGCGGGCAGACCGGACACCTTAACCGGAATGCAGTTCAAAGAGCGCGAGAAAGAATATCTATCGCGTTGGAAAGAGATTGTTCATCGGGTCGTGGGTGAGTACTGCGATCGACACAATATTCGTCGTCCTAACCGCTGCACGACTGTTCAACCCGCAGGAACAAAATCATTGCTCACAGGTGCAAGCTCTGGATGGCATCCTCCGAAAGCTCAACGATTCATTCGTCGAATCACTTTCCGTAAGAATGATCCGGTTGCCATGGCTTGTTTGGATTATGGGTACAGCATTGTTCCGTCACAGTCTGACAAAGATGAAAACGGCAATCTGTTAAATGATCCGTTTGATCCGCGTTGTACTGAATGGTTGGTCGAAATTCCGGTCGAAGTACCTTGGGCAAACATTCCGGGAGCCGATCAGATCGAGATTGAGAAGTTCTCAGCTTTGGCACAGATGGATTTCTATCTGCAAGTCCAGAAGTACTATACGGCGCACAATACCAGTGCAACGATCGAGCTTCGTGAAGATGAGATCGAAGCTTTGGCAACTCGGATTCATCAAGCGATCGAGAACAATGAAGGCTACATTAGTGCTGCATTGTTAGCTCGATTCGATGCACCGTTCCCCAGACTGCCGTTTGAGAAGATTGATAAGGCAACCTTCGATCGCTTGCAGGTGGAAGTATTGGAACGTCGATCGACAGATGATTTCTATACCGCGTTAGTTCGCCACGATGGTGGTGACTTGATCGAAGCAGGTCCAGCAGGATGTGATTCGGACAAGTGCCTGTTCTCTGACACAAAAAAAGAGCAGTAA